From the Candidozyma auris chromosome 2, complete sequence genome, the window CCTCACGAACTGCTCagtcaacttgatgaagatgctctATCCGTCCTCAGTCACGCAAGTTGATGACGTGAAGTTGAGGTTTTTCATCATCGAaatcttgagaagatctAAAGCGTCGACGCAGACGTTGCAGATCTGCTGCTACTACATGTTCAAGCTTGTCaacaagaaacaagaggAGTTGCCTAGTTGCCCCAAAAAGTTGTTTTTGGCATTGATCATTTTATCGTCGAAGTTTAATCAGGACCACAACTACTCTTTCAAGTCGTGGCTCAAGATTTGCGGGTGCAAGGGCACCGACGACTCGAGTTtgaatcttcaaaaattgagaCAAACAGAAACTCAATGCCTTAAGCTCCTTGACTATGATCTTTACATCAACGGGGCGAAGTACGAGAATTGGTGTAATGTCCTTTTGATTTTCGGGTACGATTTCATCTCGTTGCACCATGTCAATCTGGGTATTCTCACCTGGTGCACTGAAGCAGAGtgccaaagaaagctttcTCGCTGGAATCAGTTCTTGCTTAAGATGGACGAGCGCCGGTTGGGCAAAGTCAGTGTCAATTTTAAACATTACTATGCTGACCAAGTTGGTACCAAGGTGATTACCAGTGCCCCTGTCAAGCCGGCCTCGTTGTTTGGCAAGAGAACGATTGAGCTGTGTGAGAGTGGCAGCAAGAGAATGTGTAAATAAAAATAGACATAACTCTATAAATACCTCGTAGATAACGTCAGTCAAGCAAGTGACTCCAATATCACAAGCATATGTGTCAAAGTTGGTGCGCCGCAGAGAAATGCGTTCTTTAGAGCGAGAGACGTAACCGCACGCGAATAGATAAGAAGCAGTAAACAGATGAAGGTGACACAAAACGCAAGAGCATCTTGACCGATTACGAAGGACGAGCGGAGAGGCGTCTCCCACATGCTTCTATTTCACCAACCACATGAGCACGCCAAGTGGAGAAGGAGTACAAGTGAGAGGCTGGCGAAGGCCaacatttgcagccatttgcagccgttCCGCAAACCCACCCTCGGCAACTGTTCACCAAAAACCCTACATTTGGGCCCGCCAGTGTACAAGGCCCATTGCACAAGGGTCGAACGATCTGAGCCAGCAGCCCTCAACAAAATATCCCGAGGACTAATATCGCTTAAGAGTGACTTGTGACAAGAACCTCATACAATAAACTTCTAAAAACTCCTGGACTAAAACCTCTTAGACAAGAGCTCTTAGAGCCTCACAGTCGAACCCACAGTATTCCACTGTATTGTGATTCGGTGATGCTTCGCCTTTCTGCGTCGTCTAATCCTGCCGCCTTCCAACCACTAAGAGtattttcgcagccggTGAAGATTGCACTAATGCGAGCATTCTACACCTACTCTACAAAAACACATCCCCCTCCAAATGTCAACACATGACATCACCGATTCCGAGGTGAAACGCACGGTGGGGCCACAATCACCAACACACGCCGCCGTACCGAGGAATTTGGCGACGTTGGCTGTTTCTCGGGTAAAAAATGCTTCCTTCCAAGCAACCATGCTGGCAGGCTCTGATCAGTCGAAACCCGCTGAGCAAcaaaccaacaacaacaacccGAGATAAGCAAAAGCAACTACACAAGAAAACACAAGTAACAAAGAGGGATGGAAATCAAATATGAAGCAAACGCAGAAAGAGGATAATTACACTAAATTGGTCGATAGTCAATTATATTGTTGGTGGCCATCAGCAGAGACAGTGACGAAGGCTCCTCGAAGCCAGCCTGCTGAAACCCCAAGGCGGTGTTGTTCAGGTTTGCTTCGCTCGGGGGCCACAGGCAAGCAGTGCGTAAATACGCGCCACAAGAAACGGGATAAGGGGCACAAAGGATAGAAAAAGTGGCGAGGGCGAAAAAGGCTCAAGGAGAAAGGGAGGGTGCGAGAGCTACCGCCGCCCAGGAAAGTGGCGGGAATCTGAGCACCATTGCCTGAGAAATGGGGCCAAAAGGTTGTTTCAGGGCTAGGCCAGTTGGGCCGCCCGCTGGCTCCCCTAGGGCGGGTTGGTGTGCCCTTGGCCGCAAAAAGCGCGGTGAGCCGCTGGGAGTGCTGAGGGAAGAAGTTCCACTGCAAATGGGAGCAGAGGAGTTAAATAGGGGAGAGGATTGGTCTGGAAATACTCAGGGCTAGCTGGTCAGAAAGTGGAATAAgaatgagaaaaaaaaaataaaaataaaaacaGACTTTTGCCTATGGCTCGGTTCAGTGTTCGTGGGCTGGACAATCGAAAAGGGTCCCATTGTGGCTTACTAGAGTGCAGCAGCATTG encodes:
- the PCL5 gene encoding Pcl5p, whose translation is MLSSSASPREMSTSPFAKRETPSTPPSESYAPNNSKYYNDHLNKSQFNLILTNCSVNLMKMLYPSSVTQVDDVKLRFFIIEILRRSKASTQTLQICCYYMFKLVNKKQEELPSCPKKLFLALIILSSKFNQDHNYSFKSWLKICGCKGTDDSSLNLQKLRQTETQCLKLLDYDLYINGAKYENWCNVLLIFGYDFISLHHVNSGILTWCTEAECQRKLSRWNQFLLKMDERRLGKVSVNFKHYYADQVGTKVITSAPVKPASLFGKRTIESCESGSKRMCK